A genomic segment from Gossypium hirsutum isolate 1008001.06 chromosome D04, Gossypium_hirsutum_v2.1, whole genome shotgun sequence encodes:
- the LOC107926069 gene encoding DExH-box ATP-dependent RNA helicase DExH17 isoform X3, with amino-acid sequence MDSYSLKSVFDLPEPFRSIFNFRYFNSLQSECFPVCFLSDVNMVISAPTGSGKTVLFELCILRLLSRFISGDGRFVHIKGTLKTIYIAPSKALVQEKLRDWTQKFGSLGISCLELTGDNDSYSTRNIQEADIILTTPEKFDAVTRYRIKDGGLSFFSDISLLLIDEVHLLNDLRGATLEAIVSRIKMLARNPEMKSSALASVRFLAVSATIPNTEDLAEWLEVPVQGIKRFGEEMRPVKLTTKVFGYASAKNDFLFEKRLQNYIFDILMQYSRGKSALVFCSTRSGAQEAAQRLSQIVMTFGYSNPFIKSSEQQERLREASLSCSDKQMQSYILYGVGYHNGGLSLKDRNLIEGLFLNGDVQVLCTTNTLAHGINLPAHTVVIKSTQHFNKEKGLYMEYDRSMILQMCGRAGRPPFEDTGMVIIMTRRETVHLYENLLNGCEMVESQLLSCLTEHLTAEIVQLTISDITKAIEWMKCSYLYVRMKKNPGNYAVKKGIRREQVEKHMQEICVQNVNELSCHQMVQTDQEGFALKPQEPGRLMTKYYLKFNTMKHIMQAPSSCSLEEVLQIICHAEEIAWIQLRRNEKKVLNDLNGDKDGRLRFHVTGDKGKRKKRIQTREEKIFVLANDCLTGDPLVPDLSMTQDANSICSNGARIAKCMKEYFIYKKNYRGALNSSLLAKSLYQKLWDDSPYLLKQLPGIGMVTAKALHSMGIKSFETLAEADPRRIELVTGRKFPFGNHIKESLTSLPPKVDIKIEVSECQRQGKSKLAVTLTRLSSQGVQSTKRHYADMIVASEEDNLILFHEKISRVDEFLSPYSTTTLVSNPLGKMTIKADLVFEEYIGVDLHEKLLLVKESNSNANLKRARKPTQFFAPEEVYVIEDDNAATHKSFVQRPPDSIGSKRESSSMPSFNLLDEELEGEFAAGIENDDCKIITEQSIFDHIREKAKNFPLLTPNNAYSPSSGGLILTRKRSSDQEKSKIRQHILLDPLPESTGHEQIADDHNNYLTGKHHITAGSSVTINLTDESGYLPSEPEAFSFKSLTEEAIFDHIRKKSKHFPVINTPKPIDTDCCICTEEHNSANQPESGNATLGTSKYAMVISEPEPGEVNRDACGTKVGTKTKNNVLQGSSGGANGESAVSPKVSSTKTATSSVQMLSFDISMAKNSKHLADLGSSIQDGRKDKPSPSDSERQSRSLASTDQAREVGSFLGFQSVFSFL; translated from the exons ATGGATTCATATTCACTGAAATCCGTGTTCGATTTACCAGAGCCTTTCCGTTCAATCTTTAACTTCAG GTACTTTAATTCACTGCAGAGTGAATGCTTTCCTGTTTGTTTCCTCTCCGATGTAAACATGGTAATTTCAGCTCCTACCGGAAGTGGGAAAACCGTGCTCTTTGAGCTCTGCATTTTGAGGCTTCTTTCAAGGTTTATCTCTGGCGATGGAAGGTTTGTCCATATAAAGGGAACACTAAAAACA ATCTACATAGCTCCATCAAAAGCTTTAGTACAAGAGAAGCTGCGTGATTGGACTCAGAAGTTTGGTTCATTGGGGATAAGTTGCCTGGAGTTGACAGGTGATAACGATTCTTATAGCACAAGGAATATTCAAGAAGCAGATATCATTTTAACCACTCCTGAG aAATTTGATGCAGTGACTCGATATCGCATAAAAGATGGAGGCTTGAGCTTTTTCAGTGACATATCACTTTTACTTATTGATGAAGTTCACCTACTGAATGATCTTCGTGGGGCAACTTTGGAAGCAATAGTTAGCAGAATAAAAATGCTTGCTCGCAACCCAGAAATGAAATCAAGTGCTCTGGCTTCTGTTCGTTTTTTAGCTGTGTCAGCCACTATTCCAAATACTGAGGACCTTG CTGAATGGCTCGAGGTCCCTGTCCAAGGAATCAAGAG GTTTGGAGAGGAAATGAGGCCTGTAAAGTTGACCACTAAAGTTTTTG GGTATGCCTCTGCAAAAAATGACTTCCTATTTGAAAAG CGCCTCCAAAACTATATTTTTG ATATTCTAATGCAATATTCAAGAGGAAAATCCGCTCTAGTTTTTTGCTCAACTAGAAGCGGGGCACAAGAAGCAGCACAACGCCTCTCTCAGATTGTAATGACCTTTGGTTATTCAAATCCATTTATTAAAAGTAGTGAACAACAGGAAAGGCTACGGGAGGCTTCCCTGTCATGCAGTGACAAACAAATGCAATCTTATATTCTTTATGGAG TTGGTTATCATAATGGTGGGCTTAGTCTCAAGGATCGTAATCTCATTGAAGGTCTTTTTCTTAATGGTGATGTACAAGTTTTATGCACCACAAATACTCTTGCCCATGGAATCAACCTACCAGCTCATACAGTTGTAATAAAGTCAACACAACATTT caacaaagaaaaaggCCTTTACATGGAATATGACCGATCAATGATACTACAG ATGTGCGGGAGGGCAGGTCGGCCCCCATTTGAAGATACAGGGATGGTTATAATCATGACTAGACGAGAAACG GTTCATTTATATGAGAATCTCCTCAATGGATGTGAAATGGTAGAATCACA GTTGCTCTCATGCTTGACGGAACACTTAACTGCAGAAATAGTTCAATTGACCATCTCTGACATCACAAAGGCAATTGAGTGGATGAAGTGCTCATATTTATATGTGAGAATGAAAAAG AATCCTGGGAATTATGCAGTTAAAAAAGGAATTCGAAGAGAACAAGTAGAGAAGCATATGCAAG AAATTTGTGTTCAAAATGTTAATGAGCTATCATGCCACCAAATGGTCCAGACTGATCAAGAAGGTTTTGCCTTGAAGCCACAAG AGCCAGGAAGATTGATGACAAAGTACTATTTGAAATTTAACACCATGAAACACATTATGCAAGCACCATCTAGCTGTAGTTTGGAAGAAGTACTACAGATTATCTGCCATGCTGAGGAGATTGCTT GGATACAGCTCAGACGCAATGAGAAGAAAGTTTTGAATGACTTAAATGGAGACAAAGATGGCCGCCTCCGTTTTCATGTCACCGGTGATAAGGGAAAACGGAAAAAACGCATTCAAACTAGAGAAGAAAAGATATTTGTTTTGGCAAATGACTGCTTAACCGGGGATCCTTTAGTTCCTGATTTATCCATGACCCAG GATGCAAATTCAATATGCTCAAATGGGGCTAGAATTGCCAAGTGTATGAAAGAATATTTTATATACAAAAAGAACTATAGAGGAGCCCTGAACTCGTCCCTTTTAGCCAAGTCGTTATATCAGAAACTCTGGGATGACAGTCCATACCTGCTGAAACAATTACCTGGCATTGGCATGGTGACAGCAAAG GCACTGCATTCAATGGGAATTAAATCATTTGAGACATTAGCTGAAGCGGATCCAAGGAGGATAGAATTAGTTACTGGTAGAAAGTTTCcttttggaaatcatatcaaggAGTCTCTCACGTCATTGCCTCCAAAAGTTGACATCAAGATCGAGGTAAGTGAATGCCAGAGGCAAGGGAAGTCTAAGTTAGCAGTAACATTGACTAGGCTATCATCACAAGGGGTCCAATCAACCAAGCGACACTATGCTGACATG ATCGTTGCTTCAGAAGAAGATAACCTAATTCTTTTCCATGAGAAGATAAG CAGAGTGGATGAGTTTTTAAG CCCCTACAGCACGACAACCCTCGTGTCAAACCCCCTCGGAAAGATGACCATAAAGGCTGATCTTGTTTTTGAAGAATACA TTGGAGTTGATCTCCATGAAAAACTTCTGCTGGTTAAGGAGAGCAATTCAAATGCCAATCTTAAACGTGCAAGGAAACCAACTCAGTTTTTTGCTCCTGAGGAAGTTTATGTTATAGAAGATGACAATGCAGCCACACATAAATCTTTTGTCCAAAGACCTCCTGATTCGATTGGATCTAAAAGGGAAAGTTCTTCAAT GCCCAGTTTCAACCTCTTGGATGAAGAACTAGAAG GAGAGTTTGCTGCTGGAATTGAAAATGATGATTGTAAAATCATCACTGAGCAATCAATATTTGACCATATACGAGAAAAAGCCAAGAACTTTCCTCTCTTGACTCCAAACAATGCCTATTCCCCATCATCTGGAGGCTTAATTCTCACAAGAAAACGCTCCTCTGACCAAGAGAAAAGCAAAATTCGTCAACATATATTGCTTGATCCTTTACCTGAATCCACAGGGCACGAACAGATTGCTGATGATCACAATAACTATCTAACTGGAAAGCATCATATTACTGCTGGGAGCTCAGTTACAATTAATCTCACGGATGAATCAG GTTATCTTCCATCTGAACCTGAAGCGTTCTCTTTCAAAAGTCTGACTGAAGAAGCAATATTTGATCACATACGAAAAAAGTCCAAGCATTTTCCGGTAATCAACACGCCAAAGCCCATTGATACCGACTGTTGCATTTGTACTGAGGAACACAACTCTGCCAATCAGCCAGAATCTGGCAATGCTACATTAGGAACATCAAAATATGCAATGGTCATTTCAGAACCTGAACCTGGCGAAGTCAACAGAGACGCCTGTGGCACCAAGGTCGGCACAAAGACGAAAAACAATGTACTCCAAGGAAGTTCCGGTGGAGCAAATGGAGAATCGGCTGTTTCTCCCAAAGTTTCAAGCACCAAAACTGCCACATCATCCGTTCAAATGCTATCATTTGATATTTCAATGGCGAAGAACAGCAAGCATCTAGCAGATCTTGGAAGCTCTATCCAGGATGGTCGGAAAGACAAGCCATCTCCAAGTGACTCAGAAAGGCAGAGCCGCTCACTGGCCTCTACAGACCAAGCCAGGGAAGTAGGTTCATTTCTTGGCTTTCAGAGTGTTTTTTCATTTCTCTGA
- the LOC107926069 gene encoding DExH-box ATP-dependent RNA helicase DExH17 isoform X5 produces MLARNPEMKSSALASVRFLAVSATIPNTEDLAEWLEVPVQGIKRFGEEMRPVKLTTKVFVNAFLAGYASAKNDFLFEKRLQNYIFDILMQYSRGKSALVFCSTRSGAQEAAQRLSQIVMTFGYSNPFIKSSEQQERLREASLSCSDKQMQSYILYGVGYHNGGLSLKDRNLIEGLFLNGDVQVLCTTNTLAHGINLPAHTVVIKSTQHFNKEKGLYMEYDRSMILQMCGRAGRPPFEDTGMVIIMTRRETVHLYENLLNGCEMVESQLLSCLTEHLTAEIVQLTISDITKAIEWMKCSYLYVRMKKNPGNYAVKKGIRREQVEKHMQEICVQNVNELSCHQMVQTDQEGFALKPQEPGRLMTKYYLKFNTMKHIMQAPSSCSLEEVLQIICHAEEIAWIQLRRNEKKVLNDLNGDKDGRLRFHVTGDKGKRKKRIQTREEKIFVLANDCLTGDPLVPDLSMTQDANSICSNGARIAKCMKEYFIYKKNYRGALNSSLLAKSLYQKLWDDSPYLLKQLPGIGMVTAKALHSMGIKSFETLAEADPRRIELVTGRKFPFGNHIKESLTSLPPKVDIKIEVSECQRQGKSKLAVTLTRLSSQGVQSTKRHYADMIVASEEDNLILFHEKISRVDEFLSPYSTTTLVSNPLGKMTIKADLVFEEYIGVDLHEKLLLVKESNSNANLKRARKPTQFFAPEEVYVIEDDNAATHKSFVQRPPDSIGSKRESSSMPSFNLLDEELEGEFAAGIENDDCKIITEQSIFDHIREKAKNFPLLTPNNAYSPSSGGLILTRKRSSDQEKSKIRQHILLDPLPESTGHEQIADDHNNYLTGKHHITAGSSVTINLTDESGYLPSEPEAFSFKSLTEEAIFDHIRKKSKHFPVINTPKPIDTDCCICTEEHNSANQPESGNATLGTSKYAMVISEPEPGEVNRDACGTKVGTKTKNNVLQGSSGGANGESAVSPKVSSTKTATSSVQMLSFDISMAKNSKHLADLGSSIQDGRKDKPSPSDSERQSRSLASTDQAREVGSFLGFQSVFSFL; encoded by the exons ATGCTTGCTCGCAACCCAGAAATGAAATCAAGTGCTCTGGCTTCTGTTCGTTTTTTAGCTGTGTCAGCCACTATTCCAAATACTGAGGACCTTG CTGAATGGCTCGAGGTCCCTGTCCAAGGAATCAAGAG GTTTGGAGAGGAAATGAGGCCTGTAAAGTTGACCACTAAAGTTTTTG TAAATGCCTTCCTTGCAGGGTATGCCTCTGCAAAAAATGACTTCCTATTTGAAAAG CGCCTCCAAAACTATATTTTTG ATATTCTAATGCAATATTCAAGAGGAAAATCCGCTCTAGTTTTTTGCTCAACTAGAAGCGGGGCACAAGAAGCAGCACAACGCCTCTCTCAGATTGTAATGACCTTTGGTTATTCAAATCCATTTATTAAAAGTAGTGAACAACAGGAAAGGCTACGGGAGGCTTCCCTGTCATGCAGTGACAAACAAATGCAATCTTATATTCTTTATGGAG TTGGTTATCATAATGGTGGGCTTAGTCTCAAGGATCGTAATCTCATTGAAGGTCTTTTTCTTAATGGTGATGTACAAGTTTTATGCACCACAAATACTCTTGCCCATGGAATCAACCTACCAGCTCATACAGTTGTAATAAAGTCAACACAACATTT caacaaagaaaaaggCCTTTACATGGAATATGACCGATCAATGATACTACAG ATGTGCGGGAGGGCAGGTCGGCCCCCATTTGAAGATACAGGGATGGTTATAATCATGACTAGACGAGAAACG GTTCATTTATATGAGAATCTCCTCAATGGATGTGAAATGGTAGAATCACA GTTGCTCTCATGCTTGACGGAACACTTAACTGCAGAAATAGTTCAATTGACCATCTCTGACATCACAAAGGCAATTGAGTGGATGAAGTGCTCATATTTATATGTGAGAATGAAAAAG AATCCTGGGAATTATGCAGTTAAAAAAGGAATTCGAAGAGAACAAGTAGAGAAGCATATGCAAG AAATTTGTGTTCAAAATGTTAATGAGCTATCATGCCACCAAATGGTCCAGACTGATCAAGAAGGTTTTGCCTTGAAGCCACAAG AGCCAGGAAGATTGATGACAAAGTACTATTTGAAATTTAACACCATGAAACACATTATGCAAGCACCATCTAGCTGTAGTTTGGAAGAAGTACTACAGATTATCTGCCATGCTGAGGAGATTGCTT GGATACAGCTCAGACGCAATGAGAAGAAAGTTTTGAATGACTTAAATGGAGACAAAGATGGCCGCCTCCGTTTTCATGTCACCGGTGATAAGGGAAAACGGAAAAAACGCATTCAAACTAGAGAAGAAAAGATATTTGTTTTGGCAAATGACTGCTTAACCGGGGATCCTTTAGTTCCTGATTTATCCATGACCCAG GATGCAAATTCAATATGCTCAAATGGGGCTAGAATTGCCAAGTGTATGAAAGAATATTTTATATACAAAAAGAACTATAGAGGAGCCCTGAACTCGTCCCTTTTAGCCAAGTCGTTATATCAGAAACTCTGGGATGACAGTCCATACCTGCTGAAACAATTACCTGGCATTGGCATGGTGACAGCAAAG GCACTGCATTCAATGGGAATTAAATCATTTGAGACATTAGCTGAAGCGGATCCAAGGAGGATAGAATTAGTTACTGGTAGAAAGTTTCcttttggaaatcatatcaaggAGTCTCTCACGTCATTGCCTCCAAAAGTTGACATCAAGATCGAGGTAAGTGAATGCCAGAGGCAAGGGAAGTCTAAGTTAGCAGTAACATTGACTAGGCTATCATCACAAGGGGTCCAATCAACCAAGCGACACTATGCTGACATG ATCGTTGCTTCAGAAGAAGATAACCTAATTCTTTTCCATGAGAAGATAAG CAGAGTGGATGAGTTTTTAAG CCCCTACAGCACGACAACCCTCGTGTCAAACCCCCTCGGAAAGATGACCATAAAGGCTGATCTTGTTTTTGAAGAATACA TTGGAGTTGATCTCCATGAAAAACTTCTGCTGGTTAAGGAGAGCAATTCAAATGCCAATCTTAAACGTGCAAGGAAACCAACTCAGTTTTTTGCTCCTGAGGAAGTTTATGTTATAGAAGATGACAATGCAGCCACACATAAATCTTTTGTCCAAAGACCTCCTGATTCGATTGGATCTAAAAGGGAAAGTTCTTCAAT GCCCAGTTTCAACCTCTTGGATGAAGAACTAGAAG GAGAGTTTGCTGCTGGAATTGAAAATGATGATTGTAAAATCATCACTGAGCAATCAATATTTGACCATATACGAGAAAAAGCCAAGAACTTTCCTCTCTTGACTCCAAACAATGCCTATTCCCCATCATCTGGAGGCTTAATTCTCACAAGAAAACGCTCCTCTGACCAAGAGAAAAGCAAAATTCGTCAACATATATTGCTTGATCCTTTACCTGAATCCACAGGGCACGAACAGATTGCTGATGATCACAATAACTATCTAACTGGAAAGCATCATATTACTGCTGGGAGCTCAGTTACAATTAATCTCACGGATGAATCAG GTTATCTTCCATCTGAACCTGAAGCGTTCTCTTTCAAAAGTCTGACTGAAGAAGCAATATTTGATCACATACGAAAAAAGTCCAAGCATTTTCCGGTAATCAACACGCCAAAGCCCATTGATACCGACTGTTGCATTTGTACTGAGGAACACAACTCTGCCAATCAGCCAGAATCTGGCAATGCTACATTAGGAACATCAAAATATGCAATGGTCATTTCAGAACCTGAACCTGGCGAAGTCAACAGAGACGCCTGTGGCACCAAGGTCGGCACAAAGACGAAAAACAATGTACTCCAAGGAAGTTCCGGTGGAGCAAATGGAGAATCGGCTGTTTCTCCCAAAGTTTCAAGCACCAAAACTGCCACATCATCCGTTCAAATGCTATCATTTGATATTTCAATGGCGAAGAACAGCAAGCATCTAGCAGATCTTGGAAGCTCTATCCAGGATGGTCGGAAAGACAAGCCATCTCCAAGTGACTCAGAAAGGCAGAGCCGCTCACTGGCCTCTACAGACCAAGCCAGGGAAGTAGGTTCATTTCTTGGCTTTCAGAGTGTTTTTTCATTTCTCTGA